Proteins encoded by one window of Salmo trutta chromosome 17, fSalTru1.1, whole genome shotgun sequence:
- the LOC115152469 gene encoding zinc finger protein 271-like — translation SGIKIHQRIHTGEKSFSCTQCGVSFTQSTSLLSHQRIHTGEKRYSCDQCGKSFTDSSSLTKHQRIHTGEKPYSCSQCEKSFGQSSHLTVHQKRHTGEKPYSCTQCGKSFTNSSSLTLHQRIHTGEKPYSCGQCGKSFVQSGQLTRHQRIHTREKPYNCDQCGKSFTNSSSLTKHQRIHTGEKSYSCGQCGKSYVKYTHLTRHQRTHTGEKPCSCDQCGKSFAASVDLTRHQRVHTGEKPFHCSDCGKRFSTSQNLKIHRRTHTGEKPFRCGQCGKSFVKSRDLRVHQRTHTGEKPYICDQCGKSFVQSGHLTLHRRTHTGEKPYSCDQCGKSYVSSSGLTEHERIHTGEKPYQCSHCGKHFAQLGNLNQHERTHTGKKTHHCSHCGKRFIRLRYLKEHERIHTNTQEEKTYHCSHCGKTFSQSEDLKSRENREAVF, via the exons tcaggcattaaaattcatcagagaatccacacaggagagaaatcttttagctgtactcaatgtggggtgagttttactcagtcaaccagcctcttatcacaccagagaatacacacaggagagaaacggtatagctgtgatcaatgtgggaagagttttactgactcgagcagtctgactaaacaccagagaatacacacaggagagaaaccttatagctgtagtcaatgtgagaaaagttttggtcaatctagccatctgacagtgcaccagaaaagacacacaggagagaaaccttatagctgtactcaatgtgggaagagttttactaactctagcagtctgactctacaccagagaatacacacaggagaaaaaccttatagctgtggtcaatgtgggaagagttttgttcaatctggccagctgactcgacaccagagaatacacacacgaGAGAAACCGTataactgtgatcaatgtgggaagagttttactaactctagcagtctgactaaacaccagagaatacacacaggagaaaaatcttatagctgtggtcaatgtgggaagagttatgttAAATATACacatctgactcgacaccagagaacacacacaggagagaaaccttgtagctgtgatcaatgtggaaagagttttgctgcatctgtcGATCtaactagacaccagcgagttcacacaggagagaaaccattccaCTGTTCAGATTGTGGGAAAAGATTCTCAACTTCACAGAATTTGAAGAttcaccggagaacacacacaggagagaaaccttttcgctgtggtcagtgtgggaagagttttgtaaaATCTAGAGATCTGagagtacaccagagaacacacacaggagagaaaccctatatctgtgatcaatgtgggaagagttttgttcaatctggccatctgacattacaccggagaacacacacaggagagaaaccttatagctgtgatcaatgtgggaagagttatgttTCATCTAGCggtctgaca gagcatgagagaatacacacaggagaaaagccttaccaatgttcccattgtggaaagcaTTTTGCCCAGTTAGGAAACCTGAaccagcatgagaggacacacacaggaaaaaagacgcaccactgctcccactgtggaaagagatttatccGGTTAAGGTACCTGAAAGAgcatgaaagaatacatacaaatacacaggaggagaagacataccactgctctcattgtggaaagacattttcccagtcagaggacctgaaatcacgagagaatagagaggctgtgttctga